One genomic region from Sylvia atricapilla isolate bSylAtr1 chromosome 16, bSylAtr1.pri, whole genome shotgun sequence encodes:
- the TUBB1 gene encoding tubulin beta-1 chain isoform X2 — MDSVRSSRIGPLFRPDNFIHGNSGAGNNWAKGHYTEGAELIENVMDVVRNECESCDCLQGFQLIHSLGGGTGSGMGTLLINKIREEYPDRIMNTFSVVPSPKVSDTVVEPYNAILSIHQLIENTDETFCIDNEALYDICFRTLKLTNPTYGDLNHLVSLTMSGVTTSLRFPGQLNADLRKLAVNMVPFPRLHFFMPGFAPLTARGSQQYRALTVPELTQQMFDARNMMAACDPRRGRYLTVACIFRGRMSTREVDEQLLSVQTKNSSYFVEWIPNNVKVAVCDIPPRGLKMAATFIGNNTAIQELFIRVSEQFSAMFRRKAFLHWYTGEGMDEMEFSEAEGNTNDLVSEYQQYQDATADVEEFEEVEVEAEPKPEKEAE, encoded by the exons ATGGACAGTGTCCGGTCCAGCAGAATTGGGCCCCTCTTTCGACCTGACAACTTTATCCATG GTAATTCAGGTGCCGGCAACAACTGGGCCAAGGGCCATTACACAGAAGGTGCTGAGCTGATTGAAAACGTCATGGATGTGGTCAGGAACGAGTGCGAGAGCTGTGACTGCCTTCAGGGATTCCAGCTCATCCATTCCCTTGGCGGTGGCACAGGCTCAGGCATGGGGACGCTCCTCATCAACAAGATCCGAGAGGAATATCCCGACAGGATCATGAACACCTTCAGCGTTGTGCCCTCACCCAAAGTATCCGACACGGTGGTGGAGCCCTACAACGCCATCCTCTCCATCCACCAGCTGATAGAGAACACAGATGAAACCTTTTGCATTGACAACGAAGCTCTGTACGATATATGCTTCAggacattaaagctcaccaatcCCACCTACGGGGACCTCAACCACTTGGTGTCCCTAACGATGAGCGGCGTCACCACCTCGCTGCGTTTCCCAGGCCAGCTGAACGCGGATCTGAGGAAGCTGGCGGTGAACATGGTGCCCTTTCCTCGCCTGCACTTCTTCATGCCCGGCTTTGCCCCGCTGACAGCCCGGGGCAGCCAGCAGTACCGGGCCCTGACCGTGCCAGAGCTCACCCAGCAGATGTTTGATGCCAGGAACATGATGGCAGCCTGCGACCCCCGCCGTGGCCGCTACCTCACTGTCGCCTGCATCTTCAGGGGCAGGATGTCCACCAGGGAAGTGGACGAGCAGCTGCTGTCTGTCCAAACCAAGAACAGCTCCTACTTTGTGGAGTGGATCCCCAACAACGTGAAGGTGGCCGTGTGTGACATCCCGCCGCGAGGGCTGAAGATGGCGGCCACGTTTATTGGCAATAACACGGCCATCCAGGAGCTCTTCATCAGGGTGTCCGAGCAGTTCTCAGCCATGTTCAGAAGGAAAGCATTTCTCCACTGGTACACGGGGGAAGGCATGGATGAGATGGAgttttctgaagcagaaggTAACACCAATGACCTCGTGTCTGAGTACCAACAGTACCAGGATGCCACTGCAGACGTGGAGGAATTTGAAGAGGTAGAAGTGGAAGCAGAACCCAAGCcagaaaaggaagcagagtAA
- the ATP5F1E gene encoding ATP synthase subunit epsilon, mitochondrial, whose protein sequence is MVAYWRQAGLSYIRYSQICAQAVRAAMKPQYKAEAERAAVATVKTVKHKKE, encoded by the exons ATGGTGGCGTATTGGCGACAGGCCGGGCTCAG CTACATCCGGTACTCGCAGATCTGCGCCCAGGCCGTGCGGGCCGCCATGAAGCCGCAGTACAAAGCGGAGGCGGAGAGGGCTGCGGTGGCCACGGTGAAAACGGTGAAACACAAAAAGGAGTGA
- the TUBB1 gene encoding tubulin beta-1 chain isoform X1, which produces MREIVHLQIGQCGNQIGSKFWEVLGEEHGIDITGNYRGDSPLQLERINVYFNEAYSHKYVPRSILVDLEPGTMDSVRSSRIGPLFRPDNFIHGNSGAGNNWAKGHYTEGAELIENVMDVVRNECESCDCLQGFQLIHSLGGGTGSGMGTLLINKIREEYPDRIMNTFSVVPSPKVSDTVVEPYNAILSIHQLIENTDETFCIDNEALYDICFRTLKLTNPTYGDLNHLVSLTMSGVTTSLRFPGQLNADLRKLAVNMVPFPRLHFFMPGFAPLTARGSQQYRALTVPELTQQMFDARNMMAACDPRRGRYLTVACIFRGRMSTREVDEQLLSVQTKNSSYFVEWIPNNVKVAVCDIPPRGLKMAATFIGNNTAIQELFIRVSEQFSAMFRRKAFLHWYTGEGMDEMEFSEAEGNTNDLVSEYQQYQDATADVEEFEEVEVEAEPKPEKEAE; this is translated from the exons ATGCGTGAGATCGTGCACCTGCAGATTGGCCAGTGTGGGAACCAAATTGGATCCAAG TTCTGGGAGGTGCTTGGTGAGGAACATGGCATTGACATCACTGGGAACTACCGTGGGGATTCACCACTGCAGCTGGAGCGAATTAACGTGTACTTCAATGAGGCTTACT cCCATAAATACGTGCCCCGTTCCATCCTGGTGGACCTGGAGCCTGGGACAATGGACAGTGTCCGGTCCAGCAGAATTGGGCCCCTCTTTCGACCTGACAACTTTATCCATG GTAATTCAGGTGCCGGCAACAACTGGGCCAAGGGCCATTACACAGAAGGTGCTGAGCTGATTGAAAACGTCATGGATGTGGTCAGGAACGAGTGCGAGAGCTGTGACTGCCTTCAGGGATTCCAGCTCATCCATTCCCTTGGCGGTGGCACAGGCTCAGGCATGGGGACGCTCCTCATCAACAAGATCCGAGAGGAATATCCCGACAGGATCATGAACACCTTCAGCGTTGTGCCCTCACCCAAAGTATCCGACACGGTGGTGGAGCCCTACAACGCCATCCTCTCCATCCACCAGCTGATAGAGAACACAGATGAAACCTTTTGCATTGACAACGAAGCTCTGTACGATATATGCTTCAggacattaaagctcaccaatcCCACCTACGGGGACCTCAACCACTTGGTGTCCCTAACGATGAGCGGCGTCACCACCTCGCTGCGTTTCCCAGGCCAGCTGAACGCGGATCTGAGGAAGCTGGCGGTGAACATGGTGCCCTTTCCTCGCCTGCACTTCTTCATGCCCGGCTTTGCCCCGCTGACAGCCCGGGGCAGCCAGCAGTACCGGGCCCTGACCGTGCCAGAGCTCACCCAGCAGATGTTTGATGCCAGGAACATGATGGCAGCCTGCGACCCCCGCCGTGGCCGCTACCTCACTGTCGCCTGCATCTTCAGGGGCAGGATGTCCACCAGGGAAGTGGACGAGCAGCTGCTGTCTGTCCAAACCAAGAACAGCTCCTACTTTGTGGAGTGGATCCCCAACAACGTGAAGGTGGCCGTGTGTGACATCCCGCCGCGAGGGCTGAAGATGGCGGCCACGTTTATTGGCAATAACACGGCCATCCAGGAGCTCTTCATCAGGGTGTCCGAGCAGTTCTCAGCCATGTTCAGAAGGAAAGCATTTCTCCACTGGTACACGGGGGAAGGCATGGATGAGATGGAgttttctgaagcagaaggTAACACCAATGACCTCGTGTCTGAGTACCAACAGTACCAGGATGCCACTGCAGACGTGGAGGAATTTGAAGAGGTAGAAGTGGAAGCAGAACCCAAGCcagaaaaggaagcagagtAA
- the PRELID3B gene encoding PRELI domain containing protein 3B, producing the protein MKIWTSEHVFDHPWETVMTAAMRKYPNPMNPSVVGVDVLDRHVDASGKLHSHRLLSTEWGIPSIVKSLIGTCRTRTYVQEHSVVDPVKKTMELKSCNISFTNLVSVDERLVYKPHPHEPHKTILTQEAIISVKGVSLSSYLEGLMANTISSNAKKGREALEWVIKRLNAEIEEFAASARGTMRNSMAAAAFVEK; encoded by the exons ATGAAGATCTGGACCTCGGAGCACGTGTTCGA TCACCCCTGGGAAACTGTGATGACAGCTGCCATGAGGAAATACCCCAACCCCATGAACCCCAGCGTGGTGGGAGTCGATGTTCTGGACAGACACGTGGACGCCAGCGGGAagctgcacagccacaggctCCTGAGCACAGAGTGGGGAATTCCGTCCATTGTGAAATCG CTCATCGGCACCTGCAGGACGAGGACATATGTGCAGGAGCACTCTGTTGTTGACCCTGTGAAAAAAACTATGGAGCTTAAATCCTGTAAT ATTTCATTTACAAACCTGGTGTCAGTAGATGAGAGGCTTGTCTACAAACCACACCCTCATGAACCACACAA AACCATTCTGACACAAGAAGCAATAATATCTGTAAAAGGTGTCAGTCTCAGCAGTTACCTAGAAGGGCTAATGGCAAACACAATTTCTTCCAATGCTAAAAAA gGCCGTGAAGCATTGGAATGGGTAATTAAAAGACTGAATGCTGAAATTGAAGAGTTTGCAGCTTCAGCGAGAGGAACCATGAGGAACtcaatggcagcagcagcatttgtaGAGAAATGA